The Mycobacterium paragordonae genome includes a region encoding these proteins:
- a CDS encoding Ppx/GppA phosphatase family protein gives MRLGVLDVGSNTVHLLVVDAHRGGHPTPMSSTKATLRLAEATDSSGKITKRGADKLVSTIDEFAKIGVSSGCAELMAFATSAVRDAENSDDVLARVRKETGVELQVLRGVDESRLTFLAVRRWFGWSAGRIVNLDIGGGSLEVSSGVDEEPEVAMSLPLGAGRLTREWLPDDPPGRRRVAMLRDWLDAELSEAGATVLDAGAPDLAVATSKTFRSLARLTGAAPSAAGPRVKRTLTANGLRQLISFISRMTTADRAELEGVSAERAPQIVAGALVAEASMRALSIEQVDICPWALREGLILRKLDSEADGTALVETSVRDAGRQLVDRNSPNRSRGKP, from the coding sequence GTGCGATTGGGTGTGTTGGACGTGGGCAGTAACACCGTCCACTTGCTGGTGGTCGACGCGCACCGCGGTGGGCATCCGACCCCGATGAGCTCGACGAAGGCCACCCTGCGCCTGGCCGAGGCCACCGACAGCTCGGGCAAGATCACCAAGCGCGGTGCCGACAAGCTGGTTTCCACCATCGATGAGTTCGCCAAGATCGGCGTCAGCTCCGGCTGCGCCGAGTTGATGGCCTTCGCGACGTCCGCGGTCCGGGATGCCGAGAACTCCGACGACGTGCTGGCCCGGGTACGCAAGGAGACCGGTGTCGAGCTGCAGGTGCTGCGCGGGGTCGACGAGTCGCGGCTGACCTTTCTGGCGGTGCGGCGCTGGTTCGGATGGAGCGCCGGACGCATCGTCAACCTCGACATCGGTGGCGGCTCGCTGGAGGTGTCCAGCGGGGTGGACGAGGAGCCCGAGGTCGCGATGTCGCTGCCGCTGGGTGCGGGACGGTTGACCCGCGAGTGGCTGCCCGATGATCCGCCCGGTCGGCGCCGGGTCGCGATGCTGCGCGACTGGCTGGACGCCGAGCTGTCCGAGGCCGGCGCCACCGTCCTTGACGCCGGCGCGCCCGACCTCGCCGTGGCGACTTCCAAGACGTTCCGGTCGCTGGCACGCCTCACCGGCGCCGCCCCGTCGGCGGCCGGCCCGCGGGTGAAGCGAACGCTCACAGCAAACGGCCTCAGACAACTCATATCTTTCATCTCTAGGATGACGACCGCTGACCGGGCAGAACTGGAAGGAGTCAGCGCCGAGCGGGCGCCGCAGATCGTCGCGGGTGCCCTGGTGGCGGAGGCGAGCATGCGAGCGCTGTCTATAGAACAGGTGGACATCTGCCCGTGGGCGCTACGGGAGGGTCTCATCTTGCGCAAACTCGACTCCGAAGCCGACGGAACGGCACTCGTGGAAACCTCGGTGCGGGATGCTGGACGTCAGTTAGTTGATCGGAACTCGCCTAACCGATCGAGAGGCAAGCCATGA
- a CDS encoding FadR/GntR family transcriptional regulator, whose amino-acid sequence MNQSLPIPPPDRQRVDEQIAASIADAILDGVFPPGSTLPPERELADQLGVNRTSLRQGLARLQQMGLIEVRQGSGSVVRDPAGLTHPAVVEALVRKLGPEFLVELLEVRAGLGPVIGRLAAQRAEPEDHDALAAAVAELRAADTATARQAADLAYFHVLIHSTRNRALGLLYRWVEDAFGGREHELTRAYDDAAPVVADLQAITDAVAAGDPAAAAAAVEAYLNASAMRMVLAYTNVRDEGTNVRDEGTNVRDEG is encoded by the coding sequence ATGAACCAATCACTTCCGATACCGCCGCCCGACCGACAGCGCGTCGATGAGCAGATCGCCGCGTCGATCGCCGACGCCATCCTCGACGGCGTGTTCCCGCCGGGATCGACGCTGCCGCCCGAGCGGGAACTGGCCGATCAGCTCGGCGTCAACCGCACCTCACTGCGCCAGGGCCTGGCGCGCCTGCAGCAGATGGGGCTGATCGAGGTCCGGCAGGGCAGCGGCAGCGTGGTGCGTGATCCGGCGGGACTGACCCATCCGGCAGTGGTGGAAGCCCTGGTGCGCAAGTTGGGTCCGGAGTTCTTGGTCGAGTTGCTCGAGGTCCGGGCCGGATTGGGGCCGGTGATCGGCCGGCTGGCCGCGCAACGCGCTGAGCCGGAGGATCACGACGCGCTGGCGGCAGCGGTGGCCGAGTTGCGGGCCGCGGACACGGCGACCGCGCGGCAGGCGGCTGACCTGGCCTACTTCCACGTCCTCATTCACAGCACCCGCAACCGAGCGCTGGGTTTGCTCTACCGCTGGGTGGAAGACGCCTTCGGCGGCCGGGAACACGAACTAACCCGCGCCTACGACGACGCGGCTCCCGTGGTGGCCGACCTGCAAGCGATCACCGATGCGGTGGCCGCCGGCGATCCGGCGGCAGCCGCAGCAGCTGTCGAGGCATACCTGAACGCCAGCGCGATGCGAATGGTGCTCGCCTACACCAACGTGCGGGACGAGGGCACCAACGTGCGGGACGAGGGCACCAACGTGCGGGACGAGGGCTAG